AAGATGGTGTTTAGTCTGGTAACAGTTTTCTTGGCCGTAATTTTGTGCATAACCACTACTTCTTTGTAGCGACTATAGTAGTCGATGACAACCAGTTAGTTCACACCGCTCGGCATTAGTCCAAGGAAGTCAATGGCGACGTCAACCCACGATTTACATGGTAGTGGTCGTCGTGAAATCGGTTCGGGCTTATTTAGCATAGAAAATGGACTGCGGCCTTCGCAACTCTCAACTCGATTCGTGACCTCGCGATCCATACCAGGCCACCAAACTCGATCCCTAAGACGCCGCTTCATGACAGATTCGCCAGGGTGCCCTTCGTGAGCTAAATCCATCATTCTGGAGCGCTGTCTGAACGGGATGACAAGTTTATCGCCACGGACAAGTAGGTCACCTACCATTCCTAGCTCGCCTCTAAATGGTTCGTACGGTTTAACTTCCGATTCATATCAAGATGCCGTGTGCAGACACTTCTTCACTGCTGCTAGCGTTGAATCTGCTTCCATTGATTCCTCTAGATCTTGAATATCGATTACTGCGGATTCTATGACCGCCAGTACCATAAACTTATTTTCGGCATCAAATTCTTCGTCAACAACTAGTCGAGACAACGGATCAGCAATGTTGCTGGAAACTTTACGATATTTTACGGTGAATGAAAAGGATTGCAAACGAAGCACCTATCGCTCGATTCTAGAACAGGGTCTGGACGTTGGTTTGCATATCGCATCTATCGGCTTGTGATCCGTTTCCAGAAGGTACGACCCAGCAGGTAATAAGAAAAACGCTCGCCCAAACCAACGCGAGGGCCTCCTCCTCGGTTTGACAGTATCTGCGCTCAGTTGTGTAAGGCTTTTGCTCGAATATGCAATCGAGCGAGGGGCGTCCCCAGTTGAACCTTCAAATTGTATCAGAACGGCACCGAGAGCCACGGGTGAAGCATCAGCAGTGACAAGTGTTCGTAGAGTGTTATCGAAGAATCGCAATGGCTTAACATTTCCATCCGTTTGGGGAAGATCAGGTAGAAATCGTTCTACGTAGGTCACAAGACTAAAAAGGCTTCGTAGTTCTTCCTGACTTGTTGGTGCTCGAAATTTTTTCAGAGGCTCAATCTTGTTATCCGAAGGCCGAATGCCTTCTGATGAAATTGTGTGACCCGAAGAAGCCAACATCGTAAAGTAAGAAAACCGCATTCCACTTCCTTTATAGATTCCAAACTTCAGCAAAATTATCCTTAAGGTATTAGATTTTACACCAACGGACATAACCCCGAAAAAAGAGccagatgaacttcgtttggaaattctcggtggtttgtttacattggAATTATGTGAAGTCGATTGCGACACGCAACTgacgaagtaaacaaaccacaaaCAAGAATTAGGTTActggcacagttaacctcacttttcttgacagttcactagtactgtttacatggacttagaaaaattttgtgGACAACTAGATTCGTtcgaagcaaatcgcaaagaatttttctaagtccatgtaaacagtacaagcgaattgtcaaaaatgaacactcgagttcatttgtgacgtcagcgtaaagtattcaattgtcaaacatgaacttcattcatcatgagttcattcgtgtcgtcatcttgtagaactcaattcccACGTTTTCTCATCGATTATGTTTTTTTGCATCCTGAGCCGACTAAAACTTGCAGTAGCACATTTCCTACTTTTAACCAGAGTAGTTCGTCACCGTCACTGATACGTAAATTGAAATTATTGTCCGAACATACGCCTTCATTGCGATCATCACCTCTGTGTACCTCGATCTTGTTGATACGATCAGGTTGGAAGTGTTTGCCACTACGAAACGGTCCGTCATATTGCCGCTTTAATGCAAAATTGGTGCGACATTGAGTAGCAAAATGCCCAATCTGTTTACATTTGTTACGCTTTTCTTTTAGCAGGACAGGAAACGTCAGTTCCAAAATGTCCTTTACGACCACATCGCGTGCATTCTTTTGCATTTGATTGCTGAATCCTGTTGATATTTCCGTATGCTGTTGAGAAGTTTTCAGAGCTTGTTGTAGGAATGCGCATTGATCGGACCTACTGTTTTACGGATTCATACGTGGTTACAATTTTGGTAACATCCTCAAGACACAATGAATCACATTGGAGTAATTGTTCCTTAAGCTCACCTGGTGCGAAACGAATCACTTTGTCGATCACgctgatttttttcttgtttatttgacacggctcaaagcgttagcataactgagccgtgggtgttttaaattttttttacaatatgtgGAAATTAGCTTAGGGAGTAGCTACAGTCGGATCTGATCATCGTCTAGGTAAAATTCTACAGCAACAAACAGTGTCGGAGGGTATACTGAATGTGTCCAAAGCGGATAAGCAGCGTAGTATGAACCCTACGACGAGCACAACCGTATCACGCACTAACACCACTTCAAGGACATCAAAGCGTTCCGCAAAACTTCGTGAGCTACAAACGAAAGCTCTTAAAGCGAGGCAAGCGCTAGAGAAGAAACAGCTAGAAGAGCGGCTGGCTCTTGAAATGGAAATGTTAGAGATGAGTGACTCTGAATCAGGAACGATCGAAAGCTGCGACAAAGTTCAGGACTGGCTGTGTAGAACAGAGAACATGGCAAAGGATGGACTCAAAACCGCGGATGAAACGCCGCTGCCGGTGTACGAAGAACTATTACGGAAATCGGTAGTGGTGTCGCCTCAGAACGGCTTGCCAAGAAGTTATGTCCCGGGAATGTCATCTGGTCTACAGCAGCTTGACGGCAATACTGTTCCGCTTGAGGAGAGAACTGCACTACAGCCTCGTAGCAACTATCTTTCAGGCGCAGGGTATGCCGATCGTCCTTTCCCAAGCGGAACTCTACCAACAACCACGCCCGGCCAACAGTTGTACGGCATCTATTCAGCACCGGCAGTGTCTAATCTACCATCTGTTCCGGCTTACACCTTTGCGTCTCAGCAACCAGTTCCGGCGACAACGATTCCGACAGCGTGCTATCCACATCCGGTAGTTCCGAGATTTCAGTTTCCGATACCCACCTATCAAGGTACTGGACTACCTCCGATGGTAACATCTACCCCGTAACCAGATCAACGAAGGTCGAACTGCGATGACGTACCAATTACGAGAGGTCATCTTGCGGCGCGGCAGACGGTGAAAGACCTACCAAAATTTGGCGGCGATCCTGAAGATTGGCCACGATTCATCGCAGCGTACGAGAGGACTTGCCGGATGTGCGGTTTTCGAAACGATGAGTTGCTTGATCGGCTTGAAAAAAGTCTCTACAACAAAGCGTTAAGCTCTGTCAAAAGTCTACTTCTACATCCCGACAACATTCCGGTGATCATGCATCGATTGAAAACACTTTTCGGGAATCCGGAGTCCATTGTGGAGACGATGGTGCGGAAGATTAGGATGATGCCCCCACTCAAGGTTGACAAAATGGAAACGATCATCGACTTCGGTGTTGCAGTGCAGAATCTATGTGCGAAGTTCCAGATGTGCCAGATGGATGAGCGGCGCATTATTACAAGAATTAGTTGACAGCCTCCCACCAACCTTAAAAATGAATTGGGCGTTTTATCGGAAGGAGTGTCGTGCAACTACATTGCTGGAGTTCAACGAGTGGCTTGGACGAATGGTGGAGGCTTTAAGCGGGGTGATCGGACCACAAGTGTGGGTCAAAACGCAGAAGCTTGAGAAAAGAAACCGGAAGGAAGAAGCCTACATTCATCTACATTCCGCGAACCCGCTTGAGGAAAAGGCATGCAAAGTATGCTTGGCATGTTCGAAAGGATGCGAAGGTCTCGACAGATGTAACAGGTTTCTCAAGATGTCTCCGAGTGCACGGTGGGTATTGGTGAATGAGAAGAAGATCTGTCGGAAGTGTCTGACCAAGCACTTTAAGTCCTGCGAGCGGAAAGTTCCGTGTGATCACAACGGATGTAGTTATCTTCATCATCGGTTACTGCACGATGATAGCAAGCACGGACAAATTCCCAGCAGTTCGTCGCAAAACGTTTCCTGTAACACTCATCACTGTTCGCTCGGCGGAGTTCTGCTAAAGTACATCCGAGTTACAGTGCATGGAAGAGAGAAGTCGATTAACACATATGCCTTCCTCGATGCTGGGTCGACCTCTACGCTGATGGAACACAGCTTGTGGGAAGAGCTAAACCTTAACGGTGAGAAGTCACCCTTGTGTATCACTTGGACCGGCGGACAAGGTAGATACGAAGATGATTTGGTGAAATGTTCGATAGATATCACCGGAACGCAAACTCCAACTCAACGTTTTCATCTACCAAAGGTGCATACAGTACGAGCTTTAGATCTTCCCTCGCAATCCATAGAGACTTCGGACCTGGCAAAACACTACAAACACCTAGCTGGACTACCTATTGAGTCGTTCACTGGAGTCAAACCTCGTATTCTGTTGGGTGTCGATAACACTAGGTTAGAGTATCCGCTTGACTCAAGAGAAGGAAGCGCAAATCAGCCCACTGCTGTTTTGACGCGACTAGGTGGGCTCATCTATGGTCCATGCACAGTAGCAAAACCAACGACGACCAACGGAGATAGCCTCGGAGTACAACCTGCTGGGAAGTCGCTGCTGAAGTCGAAAGAAGACGAACGAGCGATGATGTTGCTGCAATCGGGCACGAGGAGACTGGATAAATGATACGAAACCAGTCTCTTGTACGACGATGTTCGGCAACCGGACAGTAAAAGTATGGCTTTGAAGCGCTAGCAATGTCTTGATAAGCGCCTGTCTCGCGAGCCTGAATTGGCGAAATGTCTTCACGAGAAAATTCTGGACTACAAGGCGAAGGGATATATTCGTAAGCTTTTGGCACAGGAAGAAGTTATGCGTATGGAACGCTCGTGGTATCTGCCGATCTTTCTGGTTGTCAATCCTAACAAACCTGGGAAGCTTCGAATTGTGTGGGATGCTGCAGCCAAGGTCGGACGCGTTTCGTTGAATTCATTCCTGCTGAACGGGCCTGACCAAGTTACGCCACTTCCGGACGTCTTACAACGGTTCCGCGAATATCGTGTAGCAATTTCAGGGGATATTCGCGAGATGTTTCACCAAGTTCGGATCAACAGTGAAGACCAGCATTGCCAAAGGTTTCTCTGGAATGATAGAAATCCAGGGAATAACCCGACAACTTACGTCATGCAAGTGATGACGTTCGGTGCGAGTTGTTCGCCAAGCAGTGCACAGTACGTGAAAAATCTAAACGAAGGACGGTTTAAGCACCAGTTTCCGGAAGCTGTTGAGGCGATCTGTAAGGGCACGTACGTTGACGATATGCTCTGTAGCGTGGAATCAGAAGGAGAGGCGGTAAAACTCGCGCAGGATGTAAGGTCCATACATGCTGAAGGTGGCTTCGAGATCCGAGGATGGCTGTCCAACTCTAAAAAGGTAGTAGATGCCATGGGTGAACGCATCTTTTTGAGGATTTGAATAAGTCTAGCGAGCTGGCAACCGAGAAAGTACTGGGTATGTGGTGGGATACCATCAGCGATACACTTACTTTTAAAATCCCGAAACGATGCAGGCAACAGTTGCTTTCCGGAGAGGAAGCCCCTACGAAGCGTGAAGTACTACGAATCCTCATGTCGGTATACGACCCGCTCGGACTTCTGGCAAACGTGCTAATGTTCCTCAAAGTCCTTCTTCAGGATATTTGGCGCTCTAACATTGGTTGGGATGAACCGATAGCCGGTCAACAACTTTCGAAGTGGAGAACGTGGCTCAGCGTGTTGGACAACGTGGAGAAAGTTTCCGTTCCGCGATGCTATCGAACGATAACAACGTCGTCATCTGTAATTCAGCTGCATGTTTTCGTTGATGCTAGCAAAAACGGGTACGCAGCGGTCGCATACTTTCGCTACGAAGAAGGTGACTCGATAGAATGTGCCTTTGTTGCTGCAAAAACTCGTGTCGCACCCCTGAAGTATGTTTCGATTCCTCGGTTGGAACTCCAAGCGGCAGTCATCGGAATGCGTCTGGCGAAAGCGACCGAAGAAACTCACCGTATTCCAGTACAGAAACGGTTTTTCTGAACTGATTCAAGAGATGTCCTTTGTTGGTTGCGCTCAGATCACAGGAAGTACAGCAAGTTTTTTGGTGCACGGGTTGGAGAAATTTTAGAACACAC
The window above is part of the Topomyia yanbarensis strain Yona2022 unplaced genomic scaffold, ASM3024719v1 HiC_scaffold_496, whole genome shotgun sequence genome. Proteins encoded here:
- the LOC131695699 gene encoding uncharacterized protein LOC131695699 yields the protein MSVYDPLGLLANVLMFLKVLLQDIWRSNIGWDEPIAGQQLSKWRTWLSVLDNVEKVSVPRCYRTITTSSSVIQLHVFVDASKNGYAAVAYFRYEEGDSIECAFVAAKTRVAPLKYVSIPRLELQAAVIGMRLAKATEETHRIPVQKRFF